In Gammaproteobacteria bacterium, a single genomic region encodes these proteins:
- a CDS encoding DUF503 domain-containing protein translates to MSATAHVVLLTFDLMIPFSQSLKAKRRVIKSLKDRVRGRFNAAVAEIDYLEEWQRALIGVALLGNDPRHLEQGSSAINRMIGDIADIQLLNARLEWL, encoded by the coding sequence ATGTCCGCCACCGCCCATGTCGTTCTGCTGACGTTCGACCTGATGATACCGTTCTCGCAGTCACTCAAGGCGAAACGCAGGGTGATCAAGAGCCTGAAGGATCGGGTGCGGGGTCGCTTCAACGCGGCTGTGGCCGAGATCGACTATCTGGAGGAATGGCAGCGTGCGCTGATCGGCGTCGCGCTGCTCGGGAACGATCCCCGGCATCTCGAGCAAGGCTCCAGCGCGATCAACCGCATGATCGGCGATATCGCCGACATCCAGCTGTTGAACGCCAGGCTGGAATGGCTGTAA
- a CDS encoding CopD family protein produces the protein MTSIALVLHLLSAVVWIGGMFFAYMILRPVAASRLDPPQRLTLWDGVFARFFPWVWAAVIILPATGLFLSYRLFGGIGGSPPFVHLMLALGTAMVLVYFHVYFAPYRRLRAAVAVSDWSAGGKALATIRKLVGLNLLLGLLLLTGTAGGRFMV, from the coding sequence ATGACTTCGATTGCGCTGGTTCTGCATCTCCTCTCGGCGGTCGTGTGGATCGGGGGGATGTTCTTCGCCTATATGATCCTGCGGCCGGTTGCGGCAAGCCGCCTCGATCCGCCGCAGCGCCTGACACTGTGGGACGGCGTGTTTGCACGCTTCTTTCCCTGGGTATGGGCCGCCGTCATCATCCTGCCGGCGACCGGCCTGTTCCTGAGCTACCGGCTCTTCGGCGGCATCGGCGGCAGCCCGCCCTTCGTGCACCTGATGCTGGCGCTCGGCACTGCCATGGTGCTTGTCTATTTTCATGTCTACTTCGCGCCGTATCGGCGCCTGCGCGCGGCGGTCGCGGTGTCGGACTGGTCTGCCGGCGGCAAGGCGCTCGCCACGATCCGGAAGCTCGTCGGCCTCAACCTGCTGCTCGGCCTGCTGCTGCTGACCGGCACCGCCGGTGGGCGGTTCATGGTCTGA
- the mtnC gene encoding acireductone synthase — translation MTRAVLTDIEGTTSSLSFVKDVLFPYARRNIGRFVREHAGEAQVAALLDEARSEMNAPGASIDAVVAQLIEWIDRDRKVTPLKALQGLIWQAGYEAGDFTGHIYEDAVAALRAWHQRGMSLYVYSSGSVHAQKLLFAHTAFGDLTPLFSGYFDTRIGAKAETASYERIAAQIGTAPQAVVFLSDIVAELDAAQGAGMQTCQLVREGDLERGSAHRQARDFGHITLEGI, via the coding sequence ATGACCCGCGCTGTGCTGACGGACATCGAAGGGACGACCTCGTCGCTCTCCTTCGTCAAGGACGTGCTGTTTCCCTACGCCCGGCGCAACATCGGACGCTTCGTGCGCGAGCACGCCGGCGAGGCACAGGTTGCCGCTCTGCTCGACGAGGCGCGCAGCGAGATGAACGCCCCCGGGGCCAGCATCGACGCGGTCGTTGCGCAGCTCATCGAGTGGATCGACCGTGACCGCAAGGTCACGCCGCTGAAGGCGCTGCAGGGCCTGATCTGGCAGGCCGGCTATGAGGCCGGGGATTTCACCGGACATATATACGAGGATGCCGTGGCCGCACTGCGCGCCTGGCATCAGAGAGGCATGAGTCTCTACGTCTATTCCTCCGGCTCGGTGCACGCCCAGAAGCTGCTGTTCGCACACACCGCCTTCGGAGACCTGACGCCACTGTTCAGCGGCTATTTCGACACCCGCATCGGCGCCAAGGCCGAGACCGCCTCCTACGAGCGCATTGCCGCGCAGATCGGGACTGCGCCGCAGGCGGTCGTGTTCCTCTCCGACATCGTCGCCGAGCTCGACGCCGCGCAGGGGGCGGGCATGCAGACCTGCCAGCTGGTGCGGGAAGGCGACCTCGAGCGGGGTTCGGCGCACCGGCAGGCAAGGGACTTCGGACACATAACACTGGAGGGGATATGA
- a CDS encoding cupin — translation MSILRIYDEQARELERHSRHADIASRLREIGVAFERWEAGRSLTPAATQDEVLAAYKSQVERLNAEYGFTSVDVVSLRPDHPDRAAMRGKFLNEHTHDDFEVRFFVEGKGIFYLHAADKVHAILCEQGDLISVPAGTRHWFDMGTAPDFKCIRFFTRPEGWVGNFTGSDIAQRFPTFDNLVRAAA, via the coding sequence ATGAGCATACTGAGGATCTACGACGAACAGGCGCGTGAACTCGAGCGGCACAGCCGGCACGCGGATATCGCATCCCGCCTGCGGGAGATCGGCGTTGCGTTCGAACGCTGGGAGGCCGGCCGGTCTCTGACACCTGCCGCGACCCAGGACGAGGTGCTCGCGGCCTATAAGTCACAGGTCGAGCGGCTCAACGCCGAATACGGCTTTACCAGCGTGGACGTGGTCAGCCTGCGGCCCGACCACCCCGACCGTGCGGCGATGCGCGGCAAGTTCCTCAACGAGCACACCCATGATGATTTCGAGGTGCGCTTCTTCGTCGAGGGCAAGGGTATCTTCTACCTGCATGCGGCCGACAAGGTGCACGCCATCCTGTGCGAGCAGGGCGACCTGATCAGCGTGCCGGCCGGCACCCGCCACTGGTTCGACATGGGCACGGCGCCGGATTTCAAGTGCATCCGCTTCTTCACCAGGCCGGAGGGCTGGGTGGGCAACTTCACCGGCAGCGACATCGCGCAGCGTTTCCCGACCTTCGACAATCTGGTGCGCGCCGCCGCATGA
- a CDS encoding methylthioribulose 1-phosphate dehydratase translates to MSSVTYSFEAAAAELVRVGHAAAVRGWVPATSGNFSVRLDNGEVAITVSGAHKGELTAGRIMRVDLQGRPLEDKRPSAETLLHVQLYRRDPAIRAVFHTHSIGSTVLSRLAQDELVLTELEVMKAFAGIDTHETTLRVPVFANDQDMTRLAARVATFLDSNDPVPGYLIAGHGLYTWGASVAETLRHLEAFEFLFQCELETRRLTAR, encoded by the coding sequence ATGAGCAGCGTGACATACAGTTTTGAGGCAGCCGCCGCCGAGCTGGTCCGGGTTGGTCATGCCGCCGCGGTGCGCGGCTGGGTGCCGGCGACGAGCGGGAATTTTTCCGTGCGCCTGGACAACGGCGAGGTGGCGATCACGGTGTCGGGCGCCCACAAGGGAGAGCTGACGGCGGGCCGCATCATGCGCGTCGACCTGCAGGGGCGGCCGCTGGAGGACAAGCGTCCGTCGGCGGAGACCCTGCTGCACGTCCAGCTCTACCGGCGCGATCCGGCGATCCGGGCCGTGTTTCACACCCATTCGATCGGCAGCACCGTGCTGTCGCGCCTGGCACAGGATGAACTCGTTCTCACCGAGCTCGAGGTGATGAAGGCCTTCGCCGGCATCGATACGCACGAGACGACGCTGCGCGTCCCGGTGTTCGCCAACGACCAGGACATGACGCGCCTGGCGGCGCGCGTCGCAACCTTTCTGGACAGCAACGACCCGGTACCGGGATACCTCATCGCCGGGCACGGGCTGTACACATGGGGGGCTTCCGTGGCCGAGACCCTGCGCCACCTCGAGGCCTTTGAATTTCTGTTTCAATGCGAACTGGAGACGAGGAGGTTAACCGCCCGATGA
- a CDS encoding Rdx family protein, whose amino-acid sequence MNKPRVVVEYCARCGFMLRAAWVAQELLKTFEDELAEVVLRPGGGGIFAVSMDEAPLFSNKEEGRFPEMRELRERLARALGSDKRFGHGTSAENP is encoded by the coding sequence GTGAACAAACCTAGAGTTGTGGTGGAATACTGCGCGCGCTGCGGTTTCATGCTGCGCGCCGCCTGGGTCGCGCAGGAGCTGCTGAAGACTTTCGAGGACGAGCTCGCCGAAGTGGTCCTGAGGCCGGGCGGGGGCGGAATATTCGCCGTGAGCATGGATGAGGCGCCGCTGTTCTCGAATAAGGAGGAGGGACGCTTTCCAGAGATGCGGGAGCTCCGTGAACGGCTGGCGCGGGCACTCGGCAGCGACAAGCGCTTCGGTCATGGGACATCCGCGGAAAATCCCTAG
- a CDS encoding 1-acyl-sn-glycerol-3-phosphate acyltransferase: MTFPGDKTSVGMDQDRPSGGLLYGLYAHAAFWGTAVFIWLAALVLPSTGMRWRLMRRAIGVLAKVTGIRVRVHGLHHLPAQEQRCILVANHSSYLDNPLLIHALPRSFSFVAKAELRANPAVHLFLRRIGTEFIERRNARIATRDLRALSALSRQGRSLLFFPEGTIRRDAGLLPFRMGAFITAAGEDIPVVPVAIKGSRSLFADGDRWPRRGEVNITVGRPLHPRDFGAGAGDTRQTAQALRDAARAAILEYCGETPAQVHAGRAAPSAR; this comes from the coding sequence ATGACGTTTCCAGGAGACAAGACCAGCGTGGGAATGGACCAGGATCGCCCCTCGGGCGGCCTGTTATACGGGCTCTACGCCCATGCGGCGTTCTGGGGTACCGCGGTGTTCATCTGGCTGGCGGCGCTGGTGCTGCCCTCCACCGGAATGCGCTGGCGTCTGATGCGGCGCGCAATCGGCGTGCTGGCTAAGGTGACCGGGATACGCGTGCGCGTCCACGGGCTACACCACCTCCCCGCGCAGGAACAGCGCTGTATCCTGGTCGCCAACCACTCCAGCTACCTCGACAATCCGCTGCTGATCCATGCGCTGCCGCGCAGCTTCAGCTTCGTCGCCAAGGCGGAACTGCGCGCCAACCCGGCCGTTCACCTGTTCCTGCGCCGCATCGGCACTGAATTTATCGAGCGCCGCAATGCGCGTATTGCGACCCGGGACCTGCGCGCCCTGTCGGCGCTCTCACGCCAGGGCAGATCACTGCTGTTCTTTCCCGAAGGGACCATCCGCCGCGACGCGGGCCTGCTGCCGTTTCGCATGGGCGCCTTCATCACCGCGGCGGGCGAAGATATCCCCGTCGTGCCGGTCGCGATCAAAGGCAGCCGCTCACTGTTCGCGGACGGGGACCGGTGGCCGCGCCGGGGCGAGGTCAACATCACCGTCGGCCGCCCGCTGCATCCGCGCGACTTCGGCGCCGGCGCAGGGGACACGCGCCAGACGGCCCAGGCGCTGCGCGATGCGGCGCGCGCGGCGATTCTGGAATACTGCGGTGAAACTCCCGCGCAGGTACATGCGGGCCGGGCAGCGCCTTCTGCGCGATGA
- a CDS encoding NUDIX hydrolase, which yields MKIFQGRIIEVEVETVELPNGSSLELEIVRHPGGAAVVALDERMQVCLLRQYRPVLGAWLWELPAGKIDDDEPPLETARRELAEEAGLAAGRWVELGSMVSSPGVFTERVHLYLARELSPVPATPHPSEIFELHWVSLHDAVERARSGAISDAKSALALFRAAAALDIY from the coding sequence ATGAAGATCTTTCAGGGCCGCATCATCGAGGTCGAAGTGGAGACCGTCGAGCTCCCGAACGGCAGCAGTCTCGAACTGGAGATCGTGCGCCACCCGGGCGGTGCCGCGGTGGTGGCGCTGGACGAACGCATGCAGGTCTGCCTGTTGCGACAGTACCGCCCCGTGCTCGGTGCATGGCTGTGGGAGCTCCCGGCGGGCAAGATCGATGATGACGAGCCACCGCTCGAGACCGCGCGGCGTGAATTGGCGGAAGAGGCCGGTCTGGCCGCCGGGCGCTGGGTGGAACTCGGCAGCATGGTCAGCTCGCCGGGGGTGTTCACTGAACGCGTCCATTTATATCTGGCGCGCGAGCTTTCGCCGGTGCCGGCGACACCGCATCCGTCCGAGATATTCGAGCTGCACTGGGTATCGCTGCATGACGCGGTGGAACGCGCCCGCAGCGGTGCGATCTCCGACGCCAAGTCCGCGCTTGCCCTGTTCCGGGCGGCCGCCGCGCTCGACATTTACTGA
- a CDS encoding alpha/beta fold hydrolase gives MKSVRLRFTNSLGIELGARLDQPDARVPAAYAVFSHCFTCNKDYKYIRQVSRALTEHGIAVLCLDFTGLGESDGSFEDSNFSTSVADVIAAAGFLAESYRPPALLIGHSLGGTVMLAAAPELPCARAVATINAPFEPRHIFHHFSDVEDKIDREGEAESRIGGKTYRITRQLLQDLRGRRMAEAVRDLDAALLILHAPDDETVAIENAGRIFEAARHPKSFIALDSADHLLSHEADARYAGQMIAAWSARYFAPETGVVAAATREAGAVTASIGTRSYRTEITAGGHRLLADEPPTSGGEGHGPTPYELLAASLGACTCITLRMYADHKGWPLEAATVRLRHEKVHASDCADCPDAQRRIDRVVREIEFTGGLDAGQRQRLFEIADRCPVHRTLQDHVVIETRPGEPEPS, from the coding sequence ATGAAGTCGGTGCGGCTGCGCTTCACAAATTCTCTCGGGATCGAGCTGGGGGCGCGTCTGGACCAACCGGACGCACGCGTGCCCGCGGCATATGCCGTGTTCAGCCACTGTTTCACCTGCAACAAGGACTACAAATACATCCGCCAGGTGTCGCGCGCCCTCACGGAGCACGGTATCGCCGTGCTCTGCCTGGATTTCACCGGCCTGGGGGAGAGCGACGGCAGCTTCGAGGACAGCAATTTCAGCACCAGCGTCGCCGACGTGATCGCGGCGGCAGGTTTCCTCGCCGAGTCATATCGTCCTCCCGCCCTGTTGATCGGGCATTCGCTGGGCGGTACTGTGATGCTCGCGGCGGCCCCGGAACTGCCCTGTGCGCGCGCGGTCGCGACCATAAACGCCCCGTTTGAGCCCAGACATATATTTCATCATTTCAGTGATGTAGAAGATAAAATTGACAGGGAAGGTGAGGCCGAGTCCCGGATCGGCGGCAAGACGTACCGCATCACGCGGCAGCTGCTGCAAGACCTGCGCGGGCGCCGCATGGCGGAGGCGGTCCGCGATCTGGACGCCGCGCTCCTGATCCTGCACGCCCCGGACGACGAGACCGTGGCAATCGAGAATGCCGGACGCATTTTCGAAGCGGCGCGGCACCCGAAGAGCTTCATCGCACTCGACAGCGCCGATCATCTGCTTTCGCACGAGGCGGATGCGCGTTACGCCGGGCAGATGATCGCCGCGTGGTCCGCACGGTATTTCGCGCCTGAAACCGGCGTCGTCGCGGCTGCGACGCGGGAGGCGGGAGCGGTGACCGCCTCCATCGGTACGCGGTCATATCGGACGGAAATCACAGCCGGAGGCCATCGCCTGCTGGCGGACGAACCACCGACCTCCGGCGGGGAGGGCCACGGTCCGACCCCCTATGAACTGCTGGCCGCCTCACTCGGCGCCTGCACCTGCATCACGCTGCGCATGTATGCGGACCACAAAGGCTGGCCGCTGGAGGCGGCCACCGTCCGTCTGCGTCACGAGAAGGTCCACGCGAGCGACTGCGCCGATTGTCCGGACGCACAGCGCCGGATCGACCGTGTCGTGCGCGAGATTGAGTTCACAGGCGGACTGGACGCCGGACAGCGCCAGCGCCTGTTCGAGATCGCTGACCGCTGTCCGGTCCACAGAACACTGCAGGATCACGTCGTGATAGAGACGCGGCCCGGAGAACCGGAGCCGTCATGA
- the purB gene encoding adenylosuccinate lyase, protein MELTTLTAISPIDGRYGEKVNDLRQVFSEYGLIRYRVMVEIRWLQALSKRTDIAEIAPFSDKSNQLLEGCIEKFTLDDAQRVKNIERTTNHDVKAVEYFLKEKVAGNAELEKVREFFHFACTSEDINNLAYALMLREARTAVILPLMDEVLDNVVALAHRHAACAMLSRTHGQPATPTTLGKEMANFAARLKRQREHLISVPLLGKMNGATGNYNTHLVAYPEVDWPKVARDFIVGELELDWNPYTTQIEPHDYMAEYFDAIARFNTVLIGFCRDIWGYISLGYFRQKAVAGEVGSSTMPHKVNPIDFENAEGNLGVANAIFGHLTEKLPVSRWQRDLTDSTVLRNLGVGIAHAVIAFQACLKGMAKLSVDEARISGDLADAWELLAEPIQTVMRRHGIQDSYEKLKDLTRGRRVDRATIQAFIQGLEIPDAAKRRLLELTPERYIGFAEKQAKSI, encoded by the coding sequence ATGGAACTGACTACGTTAACCGCAATTTCACCCATAGACGGCCGCTACGGCGAAAAGGTCAATGACCTGCGGCAGGTCTTCAGCGAATACGGGCTGATCCGCTACCGCGTCATGGTGGAGATCCGCTGGCTGCAGGCGCTCTCCAAGCGGACCGACATCGCGGAGATCGCCCCGTTCAGCGACAAGTCCAATCAGCTGCTGGAAGGCTGCATCGAGAAATTCACCCTCGACGATGCGCAACGCGTGAAGAACATCGAGCGCACCACCAACCATGACGTCAAGGCGGTCGAGTATTTCCTCAAGGAGAAGGTCGCCGGCAACGCAGAGCTGGAGAAGGTGCGCGAGTTTTTCCATTTTGCCTGCACCTCCGAGGACATCAACAACCTGGCCTATGCGCTGATGCTGCGCGAGGCGCGCACAGCGGTGATCCTGCCGCTCATGGACGAGGTCTTAGATAACGTGGTGGCGCTCGCCCATCGCCACGCAGCGTGCGCGATGCTGTCGCGTACCCACGGCCAGCCGGCTACCCCGACCACGCTGGGCAAGGAGATGGCAAATTTCGCGGCGCGGCTGAAGCGCCAGCGCGAACACCTGATCAGCGTACCGCTGCTCGGCAAGATGAACGGCGCAACCGGCAATTACAACACGCACCTCGTCGCGTATCCCGAGGTGGACTGGCCTAAGGTCGCGCGCGATTTCATCGTCGGGGAGCTCGAGCTCGACTGGAATCCGTACACCACCCAGATCGAGCCGCACGATTACATGGCGGAGTACTTCGACGCCATCGCGCGTTTCAATACGGTGCTGATCGGATTCTGCCGCGACATCTGGGGCTACATCTCGCTGGGGTATTTCAGGCAGAAAGCCGTGGCCGGCGAGGTGGGTTCCTCCACCATGCCGCACAAGGTAAACCCGATCGATTTCGAGAATGCGGAGGGCAACCTGGGCGTCGCCAATGCGATCTTCGGCCATCTGACGGAGAAGCTGCCCGTATCGCGCTGGCAGCGTGACCTGACCGATTCGACTGTGCTGCGTAATCTCGGGGTCGGCATCGCGCATGCGGTGATCGCCTTCCAGGCCTGTTTGAAGGGCATGGCAAAACTCTCCGTGGACGAGGCGCGCATCTCCGGCGATCTGGCGGACGCCTGGGAACTCCTTGCCGAACCGATCCAGACCGTGATGCGGCGCCACGGTATCCAGGACTCCTACGAGAAGCTGAAGGATCTGACCCGCGGCCGCCGGGTGGACCGCGCCACCATTCAGGCCTTCATCCAGGGCCTGGAGATACCCGATGCGGCGAAGCGAAGACTGCTCGAGCTGACTCCGGAGCGCTACATCGGTTTCGCCGAAAAACAGGCGAAGAGCATCTGA
- the hflD gene encoding high frequency lysogenization protein HflD, whose amino-acid sequence MANSMENATLALGGVFLATHLVREIAHRGAVEPAPFEVCMRSIFELDPPDTESVYGGRAGLRAGLQLVAAQLGGPGSKRDFEITKYVVAVLHLERKLAHDAPMLQRLRDGVERVRAQAGYFSSHTHDSVVAGIADLYVNTISTLTPRIIVSGSQGHLNDPGNANKVRALLLAAIRSAVLWRQNGGSRLQLMFRRRQIAQVADRLIV is encoded by the coding sequence ATGGCAAATTCCATGGAGAATGCGACGCTGGCGCTGGGCGGGGTGTTTCTGGCGACCCATCTGGTGCGGGAAATCGCACACCGCGGTGCGGTGGAGCCCGCGCCATTCGAGGTCTGCATGCGGAGCATATTCGAGCTGGACCCGCCGGATACCGAATCCGTCTACGGCGGCAGGGCCGGCCTGCGTGCCGGGTTGCAGCTGGTGGCCGCCCAGCTTGGCGGGCCGGGCAGCAAGCGCGATTTCGAGATCACCAAGTATGTCGTCGCGGTGCTGCACCTGGAGCGCAAACTGGCGCACGACGCGCCCATGCTGCAGCGGCTGCGCGACGGCGTGGAACGGGTTCGCGCGCAGGCCGGGTATTTTTCCTCGCACACGCATGATAGTGTCGTTGCCGGCATCGCCGATCTGTACGTGAACACCATAAGCACACTGACGCCCCGCATCATCGTCAGCGGCAGCCAGGGGCACCTGAACGACCCGGGCAACGCCAACAAGGTGCGCGCGCTGCTGCTGGCTGCGATCCGTTCCGCGGTATTGTGGCGTCAGAACGGCGGCAGTCGCCTGCAACTCATGTTCAGGCGCCGCCAGATCGCTCAAGTGGCGGACCGACTCATCGTTTAA
- the mnmA gene encoding tRNA 2-thiouridine(34) synthase MnmA, with the protein MKKPGCSRVVVGMSGGVDSSVAALLLQQQGHATISGLFMKNWEESDPGGECPAERDVRDALEVCDRLGIELDAVNFANAYRERVFSYFLREYQAGRTPNPDILCNSEIKFRVFLDHALASGAERIATGHYARVEERDGIFYLLKGRDPDKDQSYFLHALTQEQLSRAVFPLGGMLKSEVRRIARTAGFANHAKKDSTGICFIGERRFREFLGRYLPARRGEIRSLDGRQIGEHEGLMFYTLGQRKGLGIGGSADGSGEAWYVVAKDQRDNTLVVAQGHDHPSLYSRSLSVERFHWITGQAPVRLPYRCRAKTRYRQGDQPCVVEIDPDTRHCHVLFDQPQRAVTPGQYVVLYDGDRCLGGGVIDATEPAFARADMARVSGLV; encoded by the coding sequence ATGAAAAAACCGGGGTGTTCCAGGGTCGTCGTCGGGATGTCCGGGGGAGTGGATTCCTCCGTGGCGGCGCTGTTGCTGCAACAGCAAGGACACGCGACGATCAGCGGTCTGTTCATGAAGAACTGGGAAGAATCAGACCCTGGCGGTGAATGCCCGGCCGAGCGCGACGTGCGCGATGCGCTGGAAGTGTGCGACCGGCTCGGCATCGAGCTCGATGCCGTCAATTTTGCCAATGCTTACCGCGAACGTGTGTTCAGCTATTTCCTGCGGGAATACCAGGCGGGGCGCACGCCGAATCCGGACATCCTGTGCAACAGCGAGATCAAGTTCCGCGTATTCCTCGATCATGCCCTGGCGTCCGGTGCGGAACGGATTGCCACCGGGCACTATGCCCGGGTCGAAGAGCGGGACGGTATTTTCTATCTTCTCAAGGGGCGCGATCCGGACAAGGACCAGAGTTATTTCCTGCATGCATTGACGCAGGAACAGCTTTCCCGTGCCGTGTTCCCGCTCGGCGGCATGCTCAAGAGCGAGGTGCGCCGCATCGCCCGGACCGCCGGTTTCGCCAACCACGCGAAAAAGGACAGCACGGGGATCTGTTTCATCGGTGAGCGCCGGTTCAGGGAGTTTCTCGGCCGCTACCTGCCGGCCCGGCGGGGAGAGATCCGCTCGCTGGATGGTCGTCAGATTGGAGAGCACGAGGGACTCATGTTCTATACTCTCGGACAACGCAAGGGGCTCGGTATCGGCGGCAGCGCCGACGGGAGCGGCGAGGCATGGTACGTCGTGGCGAAGGATCAGCGGGACAACACGCTGGTGGTGGCGCAGGGCCACGATCATCCGTCCCTGTACAGCCGGTCGCTCAGCGTGGAACGGTTTCACTGGATCACCGGACAGGCGCCGGTGCGGCTGCCGTACCGGTGCCGCGCGAAGACCCGCTATCGCCAGGGCGATCAGCCCTGTGTTGTCGAAATCGATCCTGATACGAGGCATTGTCACGTGCTGTTCGATCAGCCGCAGCGCGCGGTGACCCCCGGACAGTACGTGGTGCTGTATGACGGAGATCGCTGCCTCGGAGGAGGGGTGATCGACGCGACCGAGCCGGCGTTTGCCCGGGCGGACATGGCCCGTGTAAGCGGGCTCGTTTGA
- a CDS encoding NUDIX hydrolase, whose amino-acid sequence MRWKPHVTVAAVVEHEGRFLIVEEEAENRIVYNQPAGHLERGESLLDAVVRETREETGWRIRPTAVVGIHQWTSPSARSFLRVAFACNALDHDPALEPDDGIRAVMWLTRAEVAARGDALRSPMVLKCIDDFMAGKCYPLDLLVCLDAA is encoded by the coding sequence ATGAGATGGAAACCCCACGTCACCGTCGCGGCCGTTGTCGAGCATGAGGGACGCTTCCTGATTGTTGAGGAGGAAGCGGAGAATCGTATCGTCTACAACCAGCCGGCCGGACATCTGGAGCGGGGCGAGAGCCTGCTTGATGCCGTGGTACGCGAGACGCGTGAAGAGACCGGATGGCGGATCCGTCCGACCGCCGTGGTGGGTATCCATCAGTGGACCTCGCCCAGTGCACGGAGCTTTCTCCGCGTCGCCTTCGCCTGCAACGCCCTGGACCATGACCCGGCGCTCGAACCGGACGACGGCATCCGCGCCGTGATGTGGCTGACGCGGGCTGAAGTGGCCGCCCGAGGCGATGCGCTGCGCAGCCCGATGGTCTTGAAGTGCATCGATGATTTTATGGCGGGAAAATGTTACCCGCTTGACCTGCTCGTGTGTCTGGACGCCGCCTGA
- the icd gene encoding NADP-dependent isocitrate dehydrogenase → MTYQHVEIPAAGSRITLNKDLSLNVPDRPVIPFIEGDGIGVDITPVMRDVVDAAVRKAYGGRRSIVWMEIYAGEKCTRVYGKDTWLAGETLEAIRDFLIAIKGPLTTPVGGGIRSLNVALRQELDLYVCLRPVRYFSGTPSPLRHPEKTDMVIFRENAEDIYAGIEWEAGSPEVRKVIQFLQQEMGVKKIRFPGSSGIGIKPVSQEGTARLVRKAIRYAVDNNRESVTLVHKGNIMKYTEGAFKNWGYEIARKEFGATEIDGGPWCRFSNPVTGKPIVVKDVIADAFLQQILLRPEDYSVIATLNLNGDYISDALAAQVGGIGMAPGANLSDSVALFEATHGTAPKYAGQDKVNPGSLILSGEMLLRHLGWTEAADLIIKGIMGAISAKQVTYDLERLMSGATLVSCSGFGKAIVNRM, encoded by the coding sequence ATGACCTATCAGCACGTCGAAATCCCCGCCGCCGGCAGCAGGATCACCCTTAACAAGGATCTTTCACTCAATGTCCCGGACCGCCCGGTCATACCCTTCATCGAGGGCGACGGGATCGGCGTGGACATCACGCCGGTGATGCGCGACGTCGTCGATGCCGCCGTCCGCAAGGCCTACGGCGGCCGGCGTTCGATCGTCTGGATGGAGATCTACGCGGGCGAAAAATGCACCCGCGTCTACGGCAAGGACACCTGGCTGGCCGGGGAGACCCTGGAAGCGATCCGCGATTTCCTGATCGCGATCAAGGGCCCGCTGACCACTCCCGTCGGCGGCGGCATACGATCGCTCAACGTCGCACTGCGCCAGGAACTCGACCTCTACGTCTGCCTGCGCCCCGTGCGCTACTTCTCCGGCACGCCGAGCCCGCTGAGACACCCGGAAAAGACCGACATGGTGATCTTCCGCGAAAACGCCGAGGACATCTACGCCGGCATCGAATGGGAGGCCGGCTCGCCGGAAGTGCGCAAGGTCATCCAGTTCCTGCAGCAGGAAATGGGCGTGAAAAAAATCCGTTTCCCGGGCAGCTCGGGCATCGGGATCAAACCCGTATCACAGGAGGGTACCGCCCGCCTCGTGCGCAAGGCGATTCGTTACGCCGTCGACAATAACCGGGAATCGGTGACCCTCGTGCACAAGGGTAATATCATGAAATACACCGAGGGCGCCTTCAAGAACTGGGGGTACGAGATCGCGCGGAAGGAATTCGGGGCGACGGAGATCGACGGCGGCCCGTGGTGCCGCTTCAGCAATCCCGTCACCGGCAAGCCGATCGTGGTCAAGGACGTGATCGCAGACGCCTTCCTGCAGCAGATCCTGCTGCGCCCCGAGGATTACAGCGTCATCGCGACGCTGAACCTCAACGGAGACTACATCTCGGATGCCCTCGCCGCCCAGGTGGGAGGGATCGGCATGGCGCCGGGGGCGAATCTGTCCGATTCCGTCGCCCTGTTCGAGGCCACCCATGGGACAGCCCCGAAGTACGCAGGCCAGGACAAGGTGAATCCCGGGTCGCTGATCCTGTCCGGAGAGATGCTGTTGCGGCATTTGGGGTGGACCGAGGCCGCCGACCTGATCATCAAGGGCATCATGGGGGCAATTTCGGCAAAGCAGGTCACGTACGACCTCGAACGCCTGATGTCAGGTGCGACCCTCGTAAGCTGTTCCGGTTTCGGCAAGGCCATCGTCAACCGGATGTGA